A stretch of DNA from Candidatus Methanomethylicota archaeon:
AATTTCTGAAATTCCAAAAGCTGTTCTTGCTACAAATATTTCTGCAAAATATGAATGTAGATGGGTATATTTAAGATTAGAAAAATATCCTAATAAAGTACTTAGAATACCTATAGGACATGGTGAAGGAAGGTTTATTCCATTATCAAATGACATACTAATGGATTTAATAAAAAATAATTGTATTCTTTTTAGATATGCAAAACCATCAGGAGAACCAGCTAATGGAGAATATCCTTATAATCCAAATGGTTCTATTTATGATATTGCTGGCATTTGTAATAAAAAAAGAAATATTTTTGGAATGATGCCTCATCCAGAAAGAGCATTTTTTGGTTGGCAAATGCCAGATAATAGAAGTAAAAAATATGGGGATGGAAAGAAAATTTTTGATATGATTTTAAATAGGGGTGAGATTCTTGCATCTCATCCCTTGGAGTTATGTTAAAAATTGGATATGTATTGCTTGTGGAAATTGTTGTAAAGAATATAGAGTTCCTTTAAGTTCATATGAAGCTATAAGAATTGCTAATATTTTTGGATATGAATATCTTGAATTAAGTTTAAAATGTTATTATTTAAGGAAAAAACAAGATGGAAGTTGTATTTTTCAAATAAATAACATATGTGGAATACAAGATATTAAACCTCTTGCATGTAAATTATGGCCAATGATTATTCATGAAAAACCAAGATATGAATATAAAGAAGAGGCAGAATATGAATATAAAGGACAAAAATTTTATGTTTATTTAGATTCTTATTGTAGAGGAATTACTTATGGAAAACCTTTACTATTTTTTGAAAAATACATTATTCCTGAATTTATAGAAATTAGTTTAAAATCAAGAGAAAAACAAGTATTTTCAACATCTTTTTTCATAATGCAAAAATTCACTAATAAATTAGAACAATTATCAAGAAATATTTATCAAACTCCATTCAACATTATAAAAAATACAGGAAATATTAAATTATAGTATAATATAAATTAATTTATAAAAAAATAAAAAAAAAGAAAGTATTTTTATTTTAAAAAGATCCATATTCTCTAGCAGCTTTAACAAGTGCATATGCATTTATTGGTGGAGATGGTGGTGGAAATTCACAACCAACTCCAAGAATATATCCTGATGGATTTTTAATACCTCTTTCAATATTATCTTTACAAAGAAGTAATAACTCTTCAAAACTTTTGAATTGAAATGCTACAGGATCTACATTACCCATTATAACATCATACTTACCAAAACATTCTATTTGTTTTTCCAATGGTGTTTCAGGTCCAAAAACCCATATGTACTTTCCTCTCCAATTCATTTCCTCTCTTAGCTTAACATAATATGGCAAATTTGCATTTTGATCAGAGCAAGGATGTTCTAGTATTATATTCACACCCATTCCTAATACTTTACTATGAATTTCTTTCATATATGGAAAAACAAATTTTTCAAATTGTTTAGAACTTATTTAATTTATTAGATTCTATAGGCCCTCCTGTAAATGCCATGCACTTATCAGCACCAAAAGTTGATGTGAAATATTTAGCTACTTCAATAAAAAACTCAGCAACTTTTTTAAGTAATTTATGAACAACATCAGGTTTTCTTGCCATCCAGTTTAATAATCTTGCTGGCTCTGCAATATTTGCTGCAGTAGTAAGAACCTCACCAGCTTGAAATACTACAGGAAACTTATGCTCATAACATAGTCTTGCTAGTTCCATTGCTATTGGAATGGATCCTGCTTTTTTAGGATCTGGAACCTCAAGTTTATCAACATCTTCAGGAGTTTCAACTGGATGTTTAATAACATAAGGAGCTGATTGTCCTGGCTCATATGGAAAGCCTATTTTTCCACCAAACTCCCATGCTCCAAAAGAAGCATAACCATACATTGGAGTAGCATCATAACCATACATTTCAGCACAAAGAAGTTGAGCTCTAAAGCTCTTTTTTGCATCAGCATATAAGTCACCAATTGGAACTCCACATATTTTTGCAGCAAATCCTAGAATGAATGGATTAACAGGAATTCTATCAGGCTTCTGACCCATTAATACTGCCATCATTCTTTCTAAAGAAGTCATTCTCTCCTTCATATTAAACACCTACCAAAGATTTTGCAACTTTTACTGCTTCTGCAGCATCCTTTCCATAACCATCAGCACCATACTTTTTAGCAATTTCTGGACTAAGTGGACCTCCTCCTACCATAGTTTTTATTTTAGGATTTCTTTTCTTGATTTCTTTAATTATTTCAGGCATTACTATCATAGATGTAGTCATTAATGCTGATAGTCCAACTATATCTGCATTCTCTTTAATAGCTACTTCAATGAACTTTTAATTTGGAACATCTTTTCCAAGATCAATAACTTGAAAACCTGCAGCCTCAAGCATTAATTTCACTAAATTCTTGCCTATATCATGTATATCTCCTCTGACTACACCTAATACTACTTTCTTACGCTCACCTACAGTTTCAGCCTTAAGATATGGTTTTAAAACTTCCATAGCAGCATACATTGCTTCTGCAGAACATAAAATTTCAGGAACATACATTTCTCCTTTCTCATATTTTTCACTTACAATTTGCATACCTTTAGCACATCCATCCATTATAGCTTCATATGCATCAATTCCAGCCTCTATAGCTTTTTTTGCATATTCAATAGCTGTTTCAACATCGCCTAAGATAGTCGCTTCTGCTAATTTATTTAAAATTTCTTCTTTACTCATTTTAATTTTCCCTATGAATTATATTTATAATGAAAATTTAAACTTTTAGAATACATTGTATTACTTAGTCATACTATTAAAATTATTTAAGCTCATTTTTATAAATAATTTTATTATTTACTCTGAAATTATTATAAAATAAATAAAAAAAAGAAAATATTAATTAAAAACTTAAGTGTTTATGTTTAATAATTTTCCCATATTATCAAGATTGAAATATAATTTTTATTTACTTCAATAGTTTTATAATATACTTTAGATATAATTTGTAATAATAAAAAATTTTATTATATTATTTTTAAAACATCATTCAATTTCTTCTTTCTTTGTTTAGGTAATGGCTTCTTTTTTGGATATCCAAAAGCTAATATAGCCACAAGCTTGAGCCTTTTATCTAACTTAAAGAATTCATTAAATTTTTCTTCTTTAAGAAGAGGTACTCCAAACCAACAACTTCCTATTCCAAGAGAATGTGCTGCTAAAATCATATTTTCAATAGCTGCTGCAGCAGTCTGTTCTGCCCATCTATCTTCTATTTCGAAATTATTATAAAAATTCTCTCTTAAATCCTTGAATACAGCTACATAAAAAGGTGCTCTATACAACCCTGATTCAACTCTTTTCTCCCAATTTTCAATTTGTTCTTTTGATAATGGTGTTTTAAGCATCTCAGTATAATAAACTCTTTGAGCTTCTATTATGAGTTTATACAATTCTTCAATTTTCTCCTTAGTTTCTATAGCTACAAAAAACCATTGTTCATTTCCTCCTGCATTTGGTGCTCTTATGGCTGATTCTAATATAATTCTTTTCTCTTCTTCTTTCAAAGGTTGATCTAAAAATTCTCTTACAGTTGCTCTAGTATTTATAGCTTCAATAACATTCATAATTCCACCACAAAAATTTTATTTTAATATTTATAAAAGTTTAACTAAGAAACATATGGGCTGTAGTGAAATAACTTCGGATTTACTTCCTATAACAAAAAAAAGTGTTGGAACAATAGAATATACTCTGATGATGGTATCACTTACAATAGCTACTTCTATATTCTTCTTAGGATGGATTTCACAGATTCTTGGCCTTTCTTTAATACAAGCAATAGTAAGTTCTATTATAGGAAGTTTTATAGTAGCATTTTTAATTTGTTTAAATGGCCATGCTGGAGTTAGATATGGTATACCATTTCCAATACAATTAAGACCTTCCTTTGGTAAATTAGGTGCATTTATACCAATAATTATGATAATAATTGTAGATATTGTTTGGTATGGAATTGATGGCTTTATAGCTTCTTGGGCAATGATAGAGATGATATTCTTAATTTTTAATAAATCAATAATTACTAATAACACATTTATTTATGTTCCCCTTGTTCTTTTAATCTATCTTATAATATTAGCAATAATTGGAATAGGAAAAATAAAATCTATAAAAATAATTGATGTGATATCTGGCCCTTTACTTTTTATATTCTTTATATGGTTTATTATAAACATGATAAGTATGCCAGAATTCTCTGGAAAATCTATTCCAATTTTTGAATCTAAAACACCATGGTTTGGATCAAATTTCTTTTGGGCAGTAGCTATACAAACTGCTTGGTGGGGCATGATAACTCCTAATATATCAGATATTTGTAGATATAATAAGCATGTGAAGACACTCATTTTTGGAAGTATTTTTGGACTTGCAATACCACAAATAATTGGTACTGTTATTGGATATATAGCTACTTTTCTTGCTGGAGGAAATATGAGTCCAATAGAAGTAATAGCCAAGTTTTCACCAAATCCATACATAGGTATATTAGGACTATTATTTGCATTTATAGCAACAACAACAACTAATTTAACAGGATATCTCCCTGGTTTAATAAATTCTTTTGGAAGAATATTTAAATTAAATTGGAATAAGGCTATAATTATTATAACAATTGCAGCATTCTTTATTGCACCATGGTATGTAAAAAATTCTATTGAAGTAGCTTATCAATTATTGAATATAACATGGTATTATAGCATGTTCCTTGGACCTATAGTAGGAATAATGATCACAGATTATTGGATTTTAAGAAAGAGAAAACTAAATGTGAAAGAGCTTTATAAAGAAGAAAGTAAAAAGTATAGTAATGGAATAAATTGGAAAGGAATTATTGCATTTATCATGGGTATAGGAATAGAGTATATTCTTGCTTTATTACAAGGAAAATTATTTTATGTTTATTTCATACCTTTACCAGGATTTGAACTTGTATGGTACTATGGATTAATAACTTCTAGTATTTCATATTATTTATTAAGTAAATTATTTAGAAAAAAATAAAAAGCATGAAAGTTTTGTATTTAATCATGATTAAATATATTGTTCTAATATTCATTTCAATCTTCTTTATATTTGGAATTATTTCATATCCATACTTACCAGATAAAATAGCAAGTCATTGGAATGCAAAAGGAGAAGTTGATGGATATTTACCAAAATTGAGTATTTTTCTCTTGCCATTAATATACAGTGGAATTTCCTCATTATTCCTTATTATACCAAGAATAGATCCTTTAGGAGTAAATATTGAAAAATTTAGAAAATATTATGATTGGTTTATTATAATATTTTCAATATTTTTCCTTTTGATATATTCCCATACAATTTTATGGAATTTAGGATTTCAAATAAGTCCTTTAATTCCTATCTTTATAGGAATAGGATTTCTTTTCTTTTACATAGGAGTCTTGTTAGAGAAGGCTAAGAGAAATTGGTTTATTGGAATAAGAACACCATGGACTTTAAGCAGTGACATTGTATGGGAAAAAACACATAAAATTGGAGGTAAAATGTTTAAAATTATAGGAATAATAGCAATTTTTGGAATTATTATACCAGAATATGGTATATTTTTAATTCTTGCATCAATTATTTTTATTATAGTGTATACAACAATATATTCTTACTTTGAATATATTAAAGAAAAGAAAAATAATTAATATGGTATAGGAATTATTGGAACATTAAATATAGATGAAAGTGATATTATATACTTATCATCTTTTCCACAAAATCTTTCCATTAATGCTGTTGGTACTTTAATTAAAATCATAGTAGTTCCATTTTTTTCAATAATTGTAGTTTTAAATAAATTACTATTAACCCTAATTTGAGTATCTGGATGATAAAATAATATACGATAAGGATTGACTTCAACTCCTTTTTTCATTTCCTCATGTAATATGTCTGCTAATTCAAAAGCAATTATTTTTTCTATTTTTTTCACATGTTTCAATTTAACTTCAATAATAAATTCATTTTCATACATATCTATGAGCCTTATATCTCTTTTTTCAAGCTTATTATGAAGTTCATATTTTATTTTTTCTTTAATAGTATCAAAAACTATTTCATTTATAAGATTTTTACCAAATGTAATAAATGTTCTATATGGAAATTTTTCATTATAAATATCTACTTCTTCTTCTAAATAATGCCCAATTCTTCCATCTTCTTTGAATAATTTTTCATTAAATAAAATATCTGATAGAAAAAATAACCCTTCTCTAATTTTAAATTCATCAAACCATAATCTTTCAGGATTATCATAAAGCATTTTTCTTATTTTAAATATTTCAAAAATTTCCATTGGTTGAATTAAAGAAGCTCTTAAGTGAAAGCCTCTTGTACTTTTATAAAATTTCCATTGAAAGCAAAATTTTTTCAAAAATTCTTCAATTTTAACTAAAAGTTCAGGCAAGGAGAAATCTGCATCATAAATTCCAAGGAGATCAATATCCAATGTAAGCCTAGATTTCTTTATATATAAAAGCTCTTTTAGAATTTCATCAGGTAGTTTATCACCTTTTACTTCTAATCTTCTACCAAAATTCTCGTAGAATAAATTTAATAATATTATGTATCTTCTTTCAATTGGTTTGGATATTTGAAATGTTTCTCTTCCAACTACTCTCCATTCTCCAAAAAATTCTCTTTCTCCAATTTCTATAACTTCATCAAATGGAATTTTATTAGGAGAAAAAATATGAATGCATTCATAATCATGACTATAAAGCTTTTCTTTTCTAAATATTGCTAAATAATGATGAAGATCATAAGTTTTAAATTCATTCAACAATTTCTATCTCCTCAATAGATCAATTAATTTTAAAGCTCCTTCTTCTGTTAATTCAGCTTTAAGATATTGCCCTTTACTTGCTTCAGCAAGTTTCCTTAGAGATTC
This window harbors:
- a CDS encoding YkgJ family cysteine cluster protein gives rise to the protein MHLIPWSYVKNWICIACGNCCKEYRVPLSSYEAIRIANIFGYEYLELSLKCYYLRKKQDGSCIFQINNICGIQDIKPLACKLWPMIIHEKPRYEYKEEAEYEYKGQKFYVYLDSYCRGITYGKPLLFFEKYIIPEFIEISLKSREKQVFSTSFFIMQKFTNKLEQLSRNIYQTPFNIIKNTGNIKL
- a CDS encoding nitroreductase family protein; translated protein: MNVIEAINTRATVREFLDQPLKEEEKRIILESAIRAPNAGGNEQWFFVAIETKEKIEELYKLIIEAQRVYYTEMLKTPLSKEQIENWEKRVESGLYRAPFYVAVFKDLRENFYNNFEIEDRWAEQTAAAAIENMILAAHSLGIGSCWFGVPLLKEEKFNEFFKLDKRLKLVAILAFGYPKKKPLPKQRKKKLNDVLKII
- a CDS encoding B12-binding domain-containing protein — its product is MSKEEILNKLAEATILGDVETAIEYAKKAIEAGIDAYEAIMDGCAKGMQIVSEKYEKGEMYVPEILCSAEAMYAAMEVLKPYLKAETVGERKKVVLGVVRGDIHDIGKNLVKLMLEAAGFQVIDLGKDVPN
- a CDS encoding uroporphyrinogen decarboxylase family protein, which codes for MKERMTSLERMMAVLMGQKPDRIPVNPFILGFAAKICGVPIGDLYADAKKSFRAQLLCAEMYGYDATPMYGYASFGAWEFGGKIGFPYEPGQSAPYVIKHPVETPEDVDKLEVPDPKKAGSIPIAMELARLCYEHKFPVVFQAGEVLTTAANIAEPARLLNWMARKPDVVHKLLKKVAEFFIEVAKYFTSTFGADKCMAFTGGPIESNKLNKF
- the purQ gene encoding phosphoribosylformylglycinamidine synthase I — protein: MRACIIRVGGTNCDFEVKMVLEDYGINTEIIHMKKLIKTGLEEFDILVIPGGFSYGDYVRAGAIWGKEILTKMKKELEKFIDDGKLIIGICNGFQVLIEAGILPDGGISEIPKAVLATNISAKYECRWVYLRLEKYPNKVLRIPIGHGEGRFIPLSNDILMDLIKNNCILFRYAKPSGEPANGEYPYNPNGSIYDIAGICNKKRNIFGMMPHPERAFFGWQMPDNRSKKYGDGKKIFDMILNRGEILASHPLELC
- a CDS encoding SdpI family protein; its protein translation is MIKYIVLIFISIFFIFGIISYPYLPDKIASHWNAKGEVDGYLPKLSIFLLPLIYSGISSLFLIIPRIDPLGVNIEKFRKYYDWFIIIFSIFFLLIYSHTILWNLGFQISPLIPIFIGIGFLFFYIGVLLEKAKRNWFIGIRTPWTLSSDIVWEKTHKIGGKMFKIIGIIAIFGIIIPEYGIFLILASIIFIIVYTTIYSYFEYIKEKKNN
- a CDS encoding cobalamin-dependent protein (Presence of a B(12) (cobalamin)-binding domain implies dependence on cobalamin itself, in one of its several forms, or in some unusual lineages, dependence on a cobalamin-like analog.), with the protein product MKENADIVGLSALMTTSMIVMPEIIKEIKKRNPKIKTMVGGGPLSPEIAKKYGADGYGKDAAEAVKVAKSLVGV
- a CDS encoding uroporphyrinogen decarboxylase family protein gives rise to the protein MKEIHSKVLGMGVNIILEHPCSDQNANLPYYVKLREEMNWRGKYIWVFGPETPLEKQIECFGKYDVIMGNVDPVAFQFKSFEELLLLCKDNIERGIKNPSGYILGVGCEFPPPSPPINAYALVKAAREYGSF
- a CDS encoding cytosine permease, yielding MGCSEITSDLLPITKKSVGTIEYTLMMVSLTIATSIFFLGWISQILGLSLIQAIVSSIIGSFIVAFLICLNGHAGVRYGIPFPIQLRPSFGKLGAFIPIIMIIIVDIVWYGIDGFIASWAMIEMIFLIFNKSIITNNTFIYVPLVLLIYLIILAIIGIGKIKSIKIIDVISGPLLFIFFIWFIINMISMPEFSGKSIPIFESKTPWFGSNFFWAVAIQTAWWGMITPNISDICRYNKHVKTLIFGSIFGLAIPQIIGTVIGYIATFLAGGNMSPIEVIAKFSPNPYIGILGLLFAFIATTTTNLTGYLPGLINSFGRIFKLNWNKAIIIITIAAFFIAPWYVKNSIEVAYQLLNITWYYSMFLGPIVGIMITDYWILRKRKLNVKELYKEESKKYSNGINWKGIIAFIMGIGIEYILALLQGKLFYVYFIPLPGFELVWYYGLITSSISYYLLSKLFRKK